The following proteins are co-located in the Clostridiales bacterium genome:
- the cysE gene encoding serine O-acetyltransferase — MAFFKDIQEDIHAVLNRDPAARNGFEVLICYPGIWALILHRPAHWLYLNDLKLLARLISQWARFFTGIEIHPGAVIGRRCFIDHGMAVVIGETTEIGDDVTIYQAVTLGGTGKDTGKRHPTIGNDVVISSGAKVLGPFKVGDHSKIGAGSVVLEEVPPNCTVVGIPGKIVRRGGNKTQDLNQTDLPDPIAVELECLRRRIVMLENKLRELDTNESMVLNNRLSGGVGKGQITRRLKK, encoded by the coding sequence ATGGCGTTTTTTAAAGATATTCAAGAGGATATTCATGCAGTGCTGAACCGGGACCCCGCAGCGCGGAACGGGTTTGAAGTGCTGATCTGTTATCCCGGTATCTGGGCTCTGATCTTACATAGGCCGGCCCACTGGCTGTATCTGAATGATCTGAAACTGCTCGCAAGGTTGATTTCACAATGGGCTCGATTTTTCACCGGAATTGAAATTCATCCCGGTGCGGTAATCGGCAGAAGATGTTTTATCGATCATGGTATGGCGGTGGTGATCGGGGAGACGACAGAGATCGGCGATGATGTGACAATCTATCAGGCCGTTACCTTGGGCGGTACAGGAAAAGACACTGGGAAACGTCATCCGACCATCGGAAATGATGTCGTAATCAGTTCGGGAGCGAAGGTTCTGGGGCCGTTTAAAGTTGGAGATCATTCCAAAATCGGAGCAGGGTCGGTAGTTCTGGAAGAAGTTCCTCCAAACTGTACTGTTGTAGGCATCCCCGGCAAGATTGTTCGAAGGGGAGGAAACAAGACCCAGGATCTGAACCAGACAGATCTGCCCGATCCTATTGCGGTAGAGCTGGAGTGCCTCAGAAGACGTATCGTGATGCTGGAAAACAAGCTGAGGGAGCTGGATACAAATGAAAGCATGGTGTTGAACAATAGATTGAGCGGCGGCGTCGGTAAGGGGCAGATTACAAGGCGACTAAAAAAATAA
- a CDS encoding cysteine--tRNA ligase, with the protein MKIYNTLTRKKEEFVPIDENEIKIYVCGPTVYNYFHIGNARPFVVFDTLRKYLTYRGKTVKFVQNFTDVDDKIINKAREEGVKAGEISEKYIEEYYKDAKALNVEKASVHPKVTENMTEIIDFVQELIDKGYAYEAGGDVYYSTRKFNDYGKLSKQNIEDLEAGARIEVEEKKQDPLDFALWKAQKTDDELAWKSPWGLGRPGWHIECSVMSTKYLGETIDIHAGGQDLTFPHHENEIAQTEAHTGKPFANYWMHNGYITIDNEKMSKSKGNFFTVRDILKDYDGEIMRFFLLSGHYRSPINFSRELMEQAKNALARMQNAKNNLKHLAEKGEGRLTDREKTAYEELLKYREKFIDAMDDDLNTADAISVIFELIKDINTVSKDGATKEFAEKCLSLLDELTAVLGILRDKEESGGIDEEIQKLVDERQAARKAKDFARSDEIRDILKAKGITLEDTPQGVRVVLCKN; encoded by the coding sequence ATGAAAATATATAATACACTCACAAGAAAAAAAGAAGAATTCGTACCAATTGACGAAAACGAAATAAAAATCTATGTCTGTGGTCCTACGGTCTATAACTATTTCCACATCGGAAATGCTAGACCTTTTGTTGTTTTTGATACGCTGAGAAAATATCTCACGTATCGCGGAAAGACTGTTAAATTCGTACAAAACTTTACCGATGTAGATGATAAGATTATCAACAAGGCGAGAGAAGAGGGCGTTAAAGCTGGAGAAATCAGCGAGAAATATATCGAAGAGTATTATAAGGATGCAAAAGCGCTCAATGTTGAAAAGGCCAGTGTTCATCCCAAAGTTACGGAGAACATGACTGAAATTATAGATTTTGTTCAGGAGCTCATTGACAAGGGCTACGCATATGAAGCTGGCGGAGATGTTTATTACAGCACCCGTAAGTTTAATGATTACGGAAAGCTCTCAAAACAGAATATTGAAGATCTGGAAGCGGGTGCCCGTATTGAAGTTGAGGAGAAAAAGCAGGATCCCCTTGATTTTGCCCTGTGGAAGGCACAAAAGACAGATGACGAGCTGGCATGGAAGTCTCCATGGGGTCTTGGGAGACCGGGCTGGCATATTGAATGTTCGGTCATGTCCACCAAATATCTGGGTGAAACCATAGACATTCATGCAGGAGGACAGGATCTGACCTTCCCCCACCACGAAAATGAAATTGCCCAGACAGAAGCCCATACGGGAAAGCCATTTGCAAACTACTGGATGCACAATGGATACATCACCATTGATAACGAAAAAATGTCAAAATCAAAAGGGAATTTCTTTACTGTCCGGGATATCCTAAAGGACTATGACGGCGAGATTATGCGATTCTTTCTACTGTCCGGTCATTACCGCAGCCCCATCAATTTCAGCAGAGAGCTGATGGAACAGGCGAAAAATGCTTTGGCCAGAATGCAAAACGCAAAGAACAACCTCAAACACCTGGCGGAAAAGGGTGAGGGCAGGTTGACAGACCGTGAAAAAACAGCCTACGAGGAACTTCTAAAATATCGAGAAAAGTTCATCGATGCCATGGATGATGATTTAAATACCGCCGATGCCATCAGTGTAATTTTTGAGCTGATCAAGGATATCAACACGGTTTCCAAAGATGGGGCAACTAAAGAATTTGCCGAAAAATGTCTATCGTTGTTAGACGAACTAACTGCAGTTCTTGGCATTTTGAGAGATAAAGAAGAATCAGGTGGAATCGACGAAGAAATTCAAAAACTCGTCGACGAACGCCAGGCTGCTCGGAAAGCTAAGGATTTCGCAAGATCTGATGAGATCAGAGATATCCTGAAGGCCAAGGGAATTACCCTGGAAGATACCCCGCAGGGCGTAAGGGTGGTTCTCTGTAAAAATTAG
- a CDS encoding sigma-70 family RNA polymerase sigma factor, whose product MEISQTDTTLLRLEKTSKSADNLTSKEFDEIFDLYYKRVYKYICYRIDDRNMAEDLCSQVFERVIYKYHTFLPEKSSLEVWLFAIARNIVTDYHRSSKSRYLLPLDSIFDMISPNSTPDEKMIKQDTNEKLLAAIRKLSEKERNIVAMKYAAGLKNSEIAALLDISDSNVGVVLYRSLKKLQKHLDLGGYKRD is encoded by the coding sequence ATGGAGATCTCCCAAACTGACACCACGCTTTTAAGACTAGAAAAAACATCCAAATCAGCGGACAATCTGACCAGCAAGGAATTTGATGAGATTTTCGATCTGTATTATAAACGCGTATATAAATATATATGTTATAGAATCGATGATCGGAATATGGCGGAAGATCTTTGCAGCCAGGTATTTGAAAGGGTTATTTATAAATATCACACCTTTTTGCCGGAGAAGTCCTCTTTAGAGGTATGGCTGTTTGCCATAGCGAGAAATATTGTAACGGACTATCATCGTTCCAGCAAAAGCCGATACCTGCTTCCTCTGGACAGCATATTTGATATGATTTCACCGAATTCTACGCCTGATGAAAAAATGATTAAGCAAGACACAAATGAAAAACTGCTGGCCGCGATAAGGAAACTGAGCGAAAAGGAGCGGAATATAGTGGCCATGAAGTATGCGGCAGGTTTAAAGAACTCGGAAATCGCAGCGTTACTTGATATCAGTGATTCCAATGTTGGAGTTGTTCTCTATAGGAGTTTAAAAAAGCTTCAAAAACATCTGGATTTGGGAGGGTATAAGCGTGACTAA
- a CDS encoding DUF4367 domain-containing protein encodes MTKKYNMDEFQEVDRLLVEADFSDRHLMERTHDRMKFIIEAAPEKNDFTKGDKKYMITSKNNKRKSAAIAAAVFVCLLGGFSATAYGQDIVHNIVAYFQAGNIEITQYDKIPENPAGDGTESSDQKSEEKYTSIESARNDMGIDFAVPTWLPEGFSYTTAIQHGSSAVELQYTNDEEGTFFSLLISQGKNGIDTAGDVKEETIAKQKVYFANGIILWGQDNMNYEIYYTGEKDFDSRTLEQIIGNMTREAVSYDKAPPVVLENGRETAGPARVEQTQ; translated from the coding sequence GTGACTAAGAAATATAATATGGATGAATTCCAAGAAGTAGACCGTCTGCTGGTCGAAGCGGACTTTAGTGATAGACATCTCATGGAGCGAACACATGACCGAATGAAATTTATCATTGAAGCAGCACCTGAAAAAAATGATTTTACAAAAGGGGATAAGAAATATATGATAACAAGTAAAAACAATAAAAGAAAATCTGCTGCAATTGCGGCTGCGGTATTTGTTTGTCTGCTTGGAGGATTCTCGGCGACAGCGTATGGGCAGGATATCGTCCATAACATAGTAGCCTATTTCCAGGCGGGGAATATTGAGATTACTCAGTATGATAAAATTCCGGAAAACCCAGCGGGTGACGGAACGGAAAGCAGCGACCAGAAAAGTGAGGAAAAATATACATCGATCGAATCAGCAAGAAACGATATGGGGATTGACTTTGCTGTACCGACCTGGCTGCCGGAGGGCTTTTCTTACACGACAGCTATCCAGCATGGTAGCAGCGCAGTTGAGTTGCAATATACAAATGATGAAGAAGGGACATTCTTTTCCCTTCTGATCTCCCAAGGAAAAAACGGAATTGACACCGCCGGTGATGTGAAGGAAGAAACGATTGCCAAACAAAAAGTGTATTTTGCGAATGGGATCATATTATGGGGACAGGATAACATGAATTACGAGATATATTATACGGGCGAAAAAGACTTTGATTCCAGAACCCTTGAACAAATAATTGGAAATATGACACGAGAGGCAGTATCATACGATAAAGCTCCGCCGGTGGTTTTAGAAAATGGTCGTGAAACTGCCGGGCCAGCACGGGTTGAGCAGACCCAGTAA
- a CDS encoding LacI family transcriptional regulator, with the protein MMNLIRDREMIPISITIKDVARELGVSYSSISRALNGKEGVSKETRDKILEMAEKMGYQPNDLARGLVNKISKTVGVIVPDINNPFFGEIVAGITDASSENEYNIFLCVSGWSVKREKEYFNTLIQKRVDGIILKSVGDYNEYENIKSPLMIIERYDRNQKFDSVEVDNEFGGYLATKHLLECGYRKLGFISGREDDSACKRRLRGAKKALEEYGLSLNKDLVIEGSFSIEGGRAAAKQLFEKGLPIDAIFGMNDLIALGALQYCDETGISIPDEVGVVGFDNISYAGLPQIRLTTVHQPKYELGKMLFATLLEEIHNKEEKKPTKKIILNPELKIRKTTRMK; encoded by the coding sequence ATGATGAATTTAATAAGAGATAGGGAGATGATTCCAATTAGTATTACGATTAAAGATGTTGCTAGAGAACTGGGTGTTTCCTACTCTTCCATTTCCAGAGCTTTGAACGGAAAAGAAGGCGTCAGCAAGGAAACCCGGGATAAAATTCTAGAGATGGCAGAGAAAATGGGATACCAGCCTAATGATCTGGCCAGAGGCCTGGTGAATAAAATTTCAAAGACCGTAGGAGTTATCGTACCGGATATCAACAATCCTTTTTTCGGAGAAATCGTAGCGGGTATCACCGATGCTTCCAGTGAAAACGAATATAACATATTCCTATGTGTTTCGGGCTGGAGTGTAAAGCGGGAGAAAGAATATTTCAATACGCTGATACAGAAGAGAGTTGACGGCATTATACTGAAATCCGTTGGGGATTATAATGAATATGAAAATATCAAGTCACCACTCATGATTATTGAACGATATGACAGAAATCAAAAATTTGATTCCGTAGAGGTGGATAATGAATTTGGTGGCTATCTTGCGACAAAACATCTCCTGGAATGCGGATATCGAAAATTGGGATTCATTTCAGGTCGAGAGGATGATTCTGCTTGCAAGCGGCGACTGAGAGGTGCCAAAAAGGCTCTTGAGGAATACGGTCTGTCCTTAAATAAGGATCTCGTAATAGAAGGAAGCTTCTCTATTGAGGGCGGCAGAGCAGCGGCAAAACAGTTGTTTGAAAAGGGTCTGCCCATCGATGCAATCTTTGGGATGAATGATTTGATTGCCCTGGGTGCACTTCAGTATTGTGATGAAACTGGGATTAGCATCCCCGATGAGGTTGGGGTTGTCGGTTTTGATAATATTTCCTATGCCGGACTTCCTCAGATCAGACTGACTACTGTACATCAGCCTAAGTATGAGCTCGGAAAGATGCTCTTTGCGACCCTGCTTGAAGAGATACATAATAAAGAAGAGAAAAAACCGACAAAGAAAATTATCTTGAATCCCGAACTTAAGATCAGGAAGACCACCAGGATGAAATAG
- the iolD gene encoding 3D-(3,5/4)-trihydroxycyclohexane-1,2-dione acylhydrolase (decyclizing) produces the protein MVTKKMTMAQALLKFLDNQYISFDGEEIKFVQGVLGIFGHGMVVGLGEALESGDHGLKFIQGKNEQGMAHIAMGFAKQKNRRQIMAVTSSIGPGALNMVTAAGTATANRIPVLFLPSDAYASRQPDPVLQQIEQTYDYNVTANDAFKAVSKYWDRIARPEQLMTAAINAMRVLTDPADTGAVTLCLPQDVQGEAFDYPVEFFEKRVHYIQRRDIDPVILEKAAALIASKKKPFIICGGGVKYSDAAKELAAFTETFKIPFGETQAGKGAVLFEHPMNMGGAGLTGASAANQLAQEADLIIGIGTKLNDFCTCSKWLYQNDDVSMLTINLNSFDAYKMNSLPVIADVKLALEGLSKVLKEKGYQSAYTNEITEARQEWDQEVDRLYAIENENGLAQSRILGELNEKLIENNGIIVAASGSLPSDVQRVWRCRDEGVYHVEYGFSCMGYEVAAAVGVKLAEPDREVYVLLGDGSFNMLHSEFLTSLQEQIKINVILLDNHGFQCIHNLQRSQGIPSFGNEYRKREKETNRLTGDYLAVDYAMVARGYGGNGYSAKTVEEITEAFAKLKKSEVSSIVDIKTLPGTMTDGYNAWWRVGTAQVSAHPSVESAARDIQEHVAKARMY, from the coding sequence ATGGTAACAAAAAAAATGACGATGGCCCAAGCTTTGCTCAAATTTCTTGACAACCAGTACATAAGCTTTGACGGTGAAGAAATTAAATTTGTTCAGGGAGTACTGGGTATTTTCGGGCACGGTATGGTAGTAGGATTGGGGGAAGCTCTGGAATCCGGTGATCATGGCCTTAAATTCATTCAAGGAAAGAATGAACAGGGCATGGCTCATATTGCCATGGGCTTTGCAAAGCAGAAGAACAGACGACAGATCATGGCAGTCACAAGTTCCATTGGTCCCGGCGCGCTGAATATGGTAACCGCTGCAGGAACTGCAACAGCCAATCGAATTCCCGTGTTATTCCTGCCATCTGATGCCTATGCCAGCAGACAGCCAGACCCGGTTCTGCAGCAAATTGAGCAGACCTATGATTATAATGTAACCGCAAACGACGCATTCAAAGCGGTAAGCAAGTACTGGGACAGAATTGCAAGGCCGGAGCAGCTGATGACGGCTGCCATTAATGCAATGCGTGTTCTGACCGATCCCGCTGACACGGGAGCTGTAACTCTTTGCTTACCCCAGGATGTCCAGGGAGAAGCCTTTGATTATCCTGTGGAATTCTTTGAAAAAAGAGTTCATTACATACAGAGAAGGGACATTGATCCCGTTATTTTGGAGAAGGCTGCTGCACTGATCGCATCCAAGAAAAAGCCATTCATCATCTGCGGCGGCGGAGTAAAATATTCCGATGCAGCAAAAGAACTGGCTGCTTTCACGGAAACCTTCAAGATTCCTTTCGGAGAGACACAAGCCGGAAAAGGAGCTGTACTTTTTGAACATCCGATGAATATGGGCGGAGCCGGATTGACTGGTGCTTCTGCAGCAAATCAACTTGCTCAGGAAGCAGATCTGATCATCGGCATTGGAACGAAGCTCAACGACTTTTGCACCTGTTCCAAATGGCTGTATCAGAATGACGACGTATCCATGCTGACCATCAATCTCAACAGCTTTGATGCATATAAAATGAATTCACTGCCGGTAATCGCTGATGTGAAACTTGCGCTTGAAGGGCTTTCCAAAGTTCTCAAGGAAAAAGGTTATCAGAGTGCCTATACCAATGAGATCACTGAGGCAAGGCAGGAATGGGATCAGGAAGTAGACCGCCTATATGCCATTGAAAATGAAAACGGTTTGGCCCAATCCCGGATCCTAGGCGAACTGAATGAGAAGCTTATAGAGAACAACGGCATCATTGTCGCGGCTTCCGGAAGTCTTCCGAGTGACGTGCAGCGGGTATGGAGATGCAGAGACGAGGGCGTGTACCATGTGGAATACGGTTTCTCCTGCATGGGCTACGAAGTAGCTGCGGCAGTAGGTGTGAAACTGGCTGAGCCTGACAGAGAGGTTTATGTACTGCTTGGTGATGGAAGCTTTAATATGCTCCATTCTGAGTTTTTAACCAGTTTGCAGGAGCAGATTAAAATCAATGTGATCCTTCTGGATAACCACGGCTTCCAATGTATTCACAACCTCCAGAGAAGCCAGGGAATTCCAAGCTTCGGAAACGAATACAGAAAGAGAGAAAAAGAAACGAATCGTTTGACTGGAGACTATCTTGCTGTGGATTATGCTATGGTAGCAAGAGGTTACGGCGGAAACGGTTACTCTGCAAAAACTGTAGAGGAAATCACGGAAGCTTTCGCGAAGCTAAAGAAGAGCGAAGTAAGCAGTATCGTAGATATTAAGACACTGCCCGGAACTATGACTGATGGATACAATGCTTGGTGGAGAGTGGGTACCGCACAGGTTTCCGCCCATCCTTCTGTTGAATCAGCAGCAAGAGACATTCAGGAGCACGTTGCCAAGGCAAGAATGTACTAG